Proteins encoded within one genomic window of Synechococcus sp. PCC 7335:
- a CDS encoding TrkA family potassium uptake protein: MNISSLKFFKNLRATNRQFAVIGLGRFGRAVCLTLHGMGYEVMGIDSNESRVAQVLTDQIAAHAIQLDSTQPSALLEAGIPDFDTVIVAIGNYVQESIITTLNVKEAGVANVVAKASSEIHGKLLVRVGADHVVFPEHEMGCELARSLTRPGILDRFELDPDHSIVEVVVPQSFDGKTIMEVDLRNHYGLTLMAISKEDMKDDHDKFTINPSPVTRLKGGSLMVVIGDNAGIDKLPM; the protein is encoded by the coding sequence GTGAATATTTCGTCCCTTAAGTTTTTCAAGAATCTAAGAGCAACCAACCGCCAGTTTGCGGTCATTGGGCTAGGACGCTTTGGTAGAGCAGTTTGCTTGACGCTGCACGGCATGGGTTACGAAGTAATGGGTATAGATTCAAACGAAAGTCGAGTTGCCCAAGTATTAACTGACCAAATTGCTGCTCACGCGATTCAGTTAGACTCTACCCAGCCGTCAGCGCTGCTAGAAGCAGGCATTCCTGATTTCGATACGGTGATTGTCGCTATCGGCAACTACGTACAAGAGAGCATTATCACTACGCTTAATGTGAAGGAGGCAGGTGTGGCTAACGTGGTTGCTAAAGCGTCTTCAGAGATCCATGGCAAGCTACTCGTTAGGGTTGGCGCTGACCATGTGGTCTTTCCGGAGCATGAAATGGGTTGTGAATTAGCCCGCTCATTGACTCGTCCTGGCATCCTAGATCGCTTTGAGCTTGATCCTGACCACAGCATCGTAGAAGTGGTGGTGCCCCAAAGTTTTGATGGTAAAACCATTATGGAGGTAGACCTGCGTAATCACTACGGTCTGACGCTGATGGCTATCAGCAAAGAAGACATGAAAGACGACCACGATAAATTTACAATCAACCCCAGTCCAGTAACGCGACTAAAAGGTGGGAGCTTGATGGTGGTGATTGGCGATAATGCGGGCATCGATAAGCTACCGATGTAG
- a CDS encoding anhydro-N-acetylmuramic acid kinase — protein sequence MRIIGLMSGTSVDGIDAVLTEITGEGYEIEVELVKGITYPYSDNVRSQILAICANQPVTLMELAALDDAIAQQFIQAIRALESDLTSIDLIGSHGQTLYHRPPSNSQLGYTQQLGRGDHIAAATGCMTISNFRVADIALGGQGAPLVPLIDACLLSQLENDVAVQNIGGIGNVTYLPAWDRGAKREDLKPESAPKNIMGWDTGPGNALLDWAVTTLSNGEKSYDQHGEWAAQGRSNQSLIDQWLQQSYFQLAPPKSTGRELFGADYARQCWQIARSQKLSPEDFLATLTDFTAATVELSYRQFLPQLPKEVLIGGGGSRNRFLMECLERRLPECKVHSTDDRHIDADYKEAIAFAVLAYWRWHGIPSNLPSVTGASRSCLLGEIWEP from the coding sequence ATGAGAATTATTGGCCTGATGAGTGGCACGTCGGTTGATGGAATCGATGCGGTGCTGACCGAGATAACTGGCGAAGGCTATGAAATTGAGGTGGAGCTAGTCAAGGGAATTACGTATCCTTACTCAGATAATGTGCGATCGCAGATCTTAGCTATCTGTGCTAATCAGCCAGTTACCCTAATGGAGCTAGCCGCACTAGATGATGCGATCGCCCAGCAGTTCATTCAGGCAATTCGAGCACTAGAAAGTGACCTAACCTCTATTGACCTCATTGGTTCCCACGGCCAGACTTTATACCACCGCCCGCCTAGCAATAGTCAGCTTGGCTACACTCAGCAACTCGGACGCGGGGACCACATTGCCGCTGCTACTGGCTGTATGACGATCAGCAACTTTCGCGTTGCTGATATTGCTCTAGGTGGCCAAGGAGCACCGCTCGTCCCGCTCATCGATGCCTGTTTACTTAGTCAATTAGAGAATGATGTTGCTGTTCAAAACATAGGCGGCATTGGCAACGTAACCTACCTGCCCGCTTGGGATCGAGGGGCTAAACGAGAAGATTTGAAGCCGGAATCAGCACCCAAAAATATTATGGGCTGGGATACTGGTCCGGGTAATGCACTGCTTGACTGGGCGGTAACAACGCTTTCTAATGGGGAAAAATCATACGATCAGCATGGTGAATGGGCTGCTCAGGGGAGATCAAATCAGTCATTGATAGATCAATGGCTACAGCAGTCATATTTTCAGCTAGCGCCTCCTAAGTCTACAGGCCGTGAACTATTTGGCGCAGACTATGCGCGGCAGTGTTGGCAAATAGCACGAAGCCAGAAATTAAGCCCTGAAGACTTCCTGGCGACGCTGACCGATTTTACCGCGGCGACGGTTGAGCTGAGCTATCGGCAGTTTTTACCGCAATTACCCAAAGAGGTTCTAATTGGCGGCGGGGGCAGCCGGAATCGCTTCTTGATGGAGTGCCTAGAGCGGCGTTTGCCAGAATGCAAGGTGCATTCAACTGATGATAGACACATAGATGCGGATTACAAAGAGGCGATCGCATTCGCGGTCTTAGCCTACTGGCGCTGGCATGGTATTCCTAGCAACTTACCAAGTGTGACAGGAGCCTCGAGATCGTGTCTGCTTGGCGAGATCTGGGAACCTTAA
- a CDS encoding serine/threonine-protein kinase has translation MIDSNAGRTVCDRYELIETIGQGSMGRVYLASDSLLGGIPVAVKFLSQTLLNENMRMRFLREAMTCAQLGQRSIHVVRVTDYGVNEDEVPFYVMEYLKGNNIGQVIQKKPLPVPRFLGLTRQILLGLKTAHSGISVDGKVVPIIHRDIKPSNILVTIDPSIGELVKILDFGIAKLLQEGDEQTSTFMGTLAYASPEQMEGRKLDNRSDIYSLGVMMYQMLASKLPVTPGNNTFGSWYKAHRLTEPEPLIKAYRIPKELNDVVMACLSKRRADRPSTVSDIIEALSPLEKRFGSSFQISQRISTTLSKLPIAQRDSPLPVGVTIARPLLSNELDLPSAPTKTAKAGNLHDALNQSPEAIPIDDLEAASQNHPKPTRSPNEQFYLEQKWPAEIPIAQVVFPRLLSQAGETAATLWAMMPNAEIEKRIRNTRYNNFICAMTPHPMVLWLSAFYNRNDGPRWMPCYLDLKKATSQAILWQLTQNRQYQILFFTLESPHHCSRVKKFNVATSQLKLLQNWAVSARQTASIGSPAETKALLRRELDNNLKPKVTMNFEAMHSEKQPAMDASLSFLK, from the coding sequence ATGATTGATTCAAACGCTGGGCGCACAGTTTGCGATCGCTATGAACTCATAGAAACTATTGGTCAAGGCTCAATGGGCAGAGTCTACCTAGCTAGTGACTCGCTCCTAGGCGGGATACCAGTAGCTGTCAAATTTTTGTCGCAAACGCTGTTGAACGAAAACATGCGAATGCGGTTCTTACGTGAGGCAATGACCTGCGCACAGCTCGGTCAAAGGAGTATTCACGTAGTTCGAGTCACTGATTATGGTGTCAACGAAGACGAAGTGCCCTTCTATGTGATGGAGTATCTCAAGGGTAATAACATCGGCCAAGTGATTCAAAAAAAGCCTTTACCCGTACCCCGTTTTCTTGGGTTAACCCGTCAGATTCTATTAGGCCTAAAGACAGCGCACAGCGGCATTTCAGTCGACGGCAAAGTTGTGCCTATCATTCACCGCGATATCAAACCTAGCAATATACTAGTCACCATCGACCCTTCGATAGGTGAGCTGGTTAAGATTCTTGATTTTGGAATCGCTAAGCTGCTGCAAGAGGGTGACGAGCAGACAAGCACTTTCATGGGAACGTTGGCCTACGCTTCTCCAGAGCAGATGGAAGGTCGCAAGCTAGATAATCGCTCAGACATCTACAGTCTAGGAGTGATGATGTATCAGATGCTAGCTAGCAAGCTGCCCGTCACACCGGGTAACAATACGTTCGGGAGCTGGTACAAAGCTCATAGGCTAACAGAACCAGAGCCTTTGATCAAAGCGTATAGGATTCCTAAAGAACTTAATGATGTAGTCATGGCTTGTCTCTCAAAACGACGAGCAGATAGACCTTCGACAGTAAGCGACATCATAGAAGCACTTTCTCCTTTAGAAAAGCGCTTTGGATCTAGCTTTCAAATTTCTCAAAGAATTAGCACTACACTTTCTAAACTTCCGATTGCCCAAAGGGACAGTCCACTCCCGGTAGGAGTAACCATTGCTAGACCCCTTCTTAGCAATGAATTAGATCTTCCATCAGCGCCTACCAAAACCGCTAAAGCAGGCAATTTGCACGATGCTCTAAACCAATCACCAGAAGCTATACCTATAGATGACCTAGAAGCAGCTTCTCAGAATCACCCAAAGCCTACACGCTCACCTAATGAACAGTTTTACCTAGAGCAAAAGTGGCCCGCTGAGATACCGATTGCACAAGTCGTTTTCCCTCGCCTTCTGAGTCAGGCAGGCGAGACTGCGGCTACGCTGTGGGCAATGATGCCGAATGCTGAAATCGAAAAGCGTATTCGCAATACTCGTTACAACAACTTTATATGTGCTATGACACCCCATCCTATGGTGCTATGGCTAAGTGCGTTCTACAACCGAAATGATGGTCCTCGTTGGATGCCATGCTATTTAGATCTGAAAAAAGCCACTTCTCAGGCAATTCTGTGGCAGCTTACCCAAAACCGACAGTATCAAATTCTCTTCTTCACGCTGGAATCCCCCCACCATTGCTCTCGGGTTAAAAAGTTTAATGTCGCAACTAGTCAGCTCAAGCTGCTACAAAATTGGGCAGTAAGCGCTCGTCAGACCGCATCAATTGGTAGCCCAGCAGAAACTAAAGCGCTATTGAGGCGCGAGCTAGATAACAACTTGAAGCCTAAAGTCACGATGAATTTTGAAGCTATGCACTCCGAGAAGCAGCCTGCTATGGATGCATCCCTAAGCTTTCTTAAGTAG
- a CDS encoding universal stress protein yields the protein MFKRVLICTDFTDSLQRFVDFVPDLSKGCMTHIVFFHNVPLMTSREIPCVDEERVEAARERLAVAQSAVPDGTTVKIEVASGRASDNIVRAVKEHRPDIIFSGMPTRSVLNERLFGSTTMALAEKTQVPLLILRPQLLSTYRESELAQRCQNMFDYLLLPYDGSESADHLVDEVKTRIQADPGCATQTCLLSWVIDGGGRIPSSDLTKEAKSKLEKVAAQLRGLGSQIETEVRLGSPVEEILKSGEVHDISAIAVCTGKSKGLLKLTVPSFTSAMLRASWHPIVHFPRYGG from the coding sequence ATGTTCAAGCGTGTGCTCATTTGTACTGACTTTACAGATAGTCTTCAGCGCTTTGTCGACTTTGTGCCAGATTTATCAAAAGGTTGCATGACCCATATTGTGTTTTTTCACAATGTGCCGCTGATGACCTCTAGAGAGATTCCCTGTGTAGACGAAGAGCGGGTTGAGGCAGCTCGTGAACGGCTAGCGGTGGCTCAATCTGCTGTGCCAGATGGAACCACCGTTAAGATTGAAGTTGCTTCAGGGAGAGCGTCGGACAATATTGTCCGAGCAGTCAAAGAGCATCGGCCCGACATTATCTTTTCTGGAATGCCAACGCGCTCTGTACTCAACGAGCGGCTATTTGGTAGTACCACAATGGCATTAGCCGAAAAAACTCAAGTTCCTTTGCTGATTCTACGCCCTCAGCTCCTATCTACCTATCGTGAAAGCGAGCTAGCACAGCGCTGTCAGAATATGTTTGATTATCTCTTGCTACCCTATGACGGGAGCGAGAGCGCAGACCACCTAGTCGATGAAGTCAAAACCAGAATTCAAGCTGATCCAGGGTGTGCAACACAAACTTGTCTACTAAGCTGGGTGATAGACGGTGGTGGAAGAATTCCTAGTAGTGACCTTACTAAAGAAGCCAAGTCAAAACTAGAAAAAGTCGCTGCACAGCTACGAGGATTAGGTAGTCAGATTGAAACCGAAGTGCGCTTGGGCAGCCCTGTTGAGGAGATATTGAAGTCAGGTGAGGTGCATGATATCAGTGCGATCGCTGTGTGCACTGGCAAGAGCAAAGGCTTGCTAAAGCTCACTGTTCCCAGCTTCACCAGCGCTATGTTGCGAGCCTCCTGGCATCCCATCGTTCATTTTCCTCGCTATGGCGGCTAG